The DNA region AATAATTTCGTCACCTTCATAAGTATCGTAATATTGGTCAAACGCTGGGTTGATGTTATAGCTGATCGACGGACGGATAACATGCCTAATGGCCTTTATCTTTCGGTCTTCGCCTTCTTTTTCAAAGTTTTTAGTACCGTAAATAGTGGTTCCTAAACTGGTGCTAAAATTATACGTTCTGAAGGAATCGAATCCGTTCACGGTTTCTATAACTTCCTCATCTTCTTCCAAATCGTAAGAACGGTTGATGGTTTTAAAGGTCCACACTTCATTGAAATTGGTGCTGGCACTCATACTAAAATACTTGAATACCTTAAAATTGGTACTCAACGGAATGGTATGCTGAAAGCCCGCTTTGGCATCGTCAAACATTTCTTTTTTAAAGAACAGTGAATCGGTAGTAGAAATTCTATTTTCTCCTCTCAAATTATATTGTAGGTTGATGTTTTGTATGAGTCCTTTTTTAGTGCCTTCACTGGATGCAAAGGGGTACATTCTGCCAACGCTTCCCTGTAACGTGGGCAGCGTCATGTTTATGGATTGCGTTTGTGTGTTTTGTTGGTGGGTAGCCGTTAAGCTGACATTAACTTGCGGTTCGCCTTGAAAGGTTTTTGAGTATGATACCGAAGACTGCAATGTATTGTTCAATCGGTTACTAACATTAACTTGGTTGTTCGATTGTTGGTAATAATTACTACTACCCAAGTTTACCGATGCCGAAAATCTGGAATTAGGGCTGGCTTTGGCATCTTGGCTGTGCGACCACCTTAGGTTGTAAATGGTGCTCTTGCTGTAATCGGGAAAACCCCGTTCGCTGTTTATCAAGCTTTCAAATCTAAAACTGAAATTTCCGTTGAATCGATAGCGCTTTTTATAGGCGCTTTCCATACGAATACCGTAACTACCGTTGGTGTAATAATCGCCCAAAGCAGCCAAATCGACATAATCACTAATGGCGAAATAGTAACCGCCGTTCTGTAAAAAATAACCACGGTTGTTTTGTTCACCGAAAGTAGGGATAATAACGCCCGAAGTATGTTTTTCACTCTGAGGAAAAAAACCAAAAGGCAAACCCAGTGGGGTAGGTACATCGTAAATAAACAGGTTGGCCAATCCGGTTACAATTTTTTTTCCGGGAACTACTTTGGCCTTTCTAAGTTTGATGTAATATTCGGGATCTTCTAAATTTTCGGCCGTAGTGTATTTAGCATTCTTTAGAAAGTAAACGGAATCGTTTTCCTTTTTGGTAACCGAAGCAATAACGGTACCTTCGCCTTGTTCGGTCTTCGAATTATAAATCAGGGCTTTTTTGGTTTCGGTATTAAAAATAATAGAATCGGGCTCTACCACGTTACTGCCTTGTGTAAAAACGGGTTTTTGGGTGTATTCGCCAACACTATCTTTTACTCCTTTGGCGTAAACGGTATTTTTATTGTAATCAATGGTAATATCGCCTGCAGTGATGTTCATATCACCGTAATCGATTCTGGCATTGTTATAAAGGTACAGTTTCTGCTTTTTTTGGTCGAAACGTGTATAGTCATCGGCATGATAGGTTACCGTGTGTTCCAAAAGTTCTTTTTTGGGTTTTATGGAGTCTGTAACGGTGCTATCTTGCTCAATGGCAATCGTTTCGGTTATAGCTGTGCTGTCGGTTTTTATAACAAGTTTTTCTTCCACTACGGGCTTAATGGAATCCTGTTTGGGTTTTATATCTTGGGCGAAGCTTAACGTGTTGATAAACACTGTAAAACTTAATGCAAAAAGTATTTTAAAGTTGTTTGTACGCAACGCTTTTAAATGTATTTTTGTAAAAGTATGGCTCGGTTTTTGAAATGCCAAAATTACATATATTTTTCTGGGATTGATTTAATATTCAATTAAAAATTTAAAATTAAAAACCCCTTTAGTTTTATAGCGAAATAAAGCGGCATCAATGCCCGTTTTAATTATAGCGATACCAACAAAATGGGTTGTTGAGCTGTTCAAAATGATGATGTACCAAATGAAAACGCACCACATATTACTTTTCGTATCTTTTATAATAGTATTAACATTTTCTTCATTTACCGATAACGAAGTAAATAAGGATAAAAAATTTGTTGTAGTGCTCGACGCCGGGCATGGCGGCAAGGATTCGGGCAACACGGGCAATGGTTATTTGGAGAAAGACATCGCCTTAAAAGTGGTTTTGGCGGTTGGTGAAGAACTGGAGAAAAACCCCGATATAAAAGTGGTTTACACCCGAAAGACCGATAAATTTATCGATTTGTTTGTTAGAGGGAAAATAGCCAACAAAGCAAAGGCCGATTTATTTGTTTCGGTACATTGCAACGCCCATGGTTCTGCGGCACACGGTACGGAAACTTTTGTATTAGGGACACATAGAAACGAAACGAATTTCGAAGTTGCCAAAAAAGAAAACTCGGTGATTTTTATGGAGGACGATTATGAAAAAAACTACGAAGGTTTCGATCCCAACTCGCCAGAATCGGTGATGAGTATTCTGTTGAGCCAAGAGGAGTATTTGGACCAAAGTATTTTATTGGCCAGTATCATTCAAGATAAGTTTACCAATGCATTAAAACGAAAAAATAGAGGCGTAAAACAGGCGGGGTTTATCGTATTGCACCAAACGGTTATGCCCAGTGTTTTGGTGGAAATAGGATTTTTAACTTATAGGCAAGAGGGCGCTTACTTAAATTCAAAAAAGGGGCAAAATGAAATTTCTAAAGCTATAATAGGAGCTATTTTGGATTACAAAAACAGCCTCGATAAAAATGTTGATCATTTTGAGGTGGTTGATAATTCACCAGGCGCAGCTGAAACAACATCCAGCGATATTTCCTTTAAAGTGCAAATTGCTGCCAGTTCAAAATCTCTGGAAACCAAACCCTATAATTTTAAAGGATTGAATCAAATTTCAAAATTAAAGGAGGGCAGTCTGTATAAATATTTTTATGGGCAGTCATCCAATTACAGTGATGCGCAACAATTTGAAAATGAGGCCAGAAATAAAGGTTACGGTTCCTGCTTTATTGTAGCGTTTAAAAACGGAGAGAAGATTCCCTTGGTCGATGCCCTAAAATCAACCGCAAATTAAAGGCTGTTCTTTTTAAAATTGTATTAAATTTGTTTACCAAACATATTTACCTTGAAAATAACAAAAGAAGTCAAAACAGGCATACTCGTAGTTTTAGGAATTTTACTCTTCGTTTTTGGGTTTAATTATCTTAAAGGTCAAAATTTATTCGACAACTCCAAGACTCTTTACACCTCGTATGATAACGTTGAGGGCTTAACACCTTCAATGCCGGTTACTATCAACGGATTGAGCGTTGGTAAAGTTTCAAATATTAGTTTTAAAGAGGACGGCTCTGGCAAATTGAAGGTGGAATTGCTAGTAAGCACAGATTTTCCATTTTCAAAAAACAGTACGGCCGAATTGTATGAAACCGGACTTATCGGCGGAAAGGCCATAGCTATTGTGCCAGCTTTTGATGGTGCTGAAGAAGCTAAAACAGGAGATGTTTTAGTGGGAAAAACCAAAGACGGCCTATCGGAATTAGTGAATCAAAGGTTGACGCCATTACAGGAAAAAATTGAAAAAATGATGGTAAGTGCTGATGGTTTATTGACAAATATGAATGATGTTTTTGATGAAAAAACCAAAGAAAATTTAAAAACCAGCATCTCTGAATTAAGTTTAACTATCACATCATTTAAGAGTACATCAAATGCTTTAAATCAAATAATTGACTCAAATAAAGAAAGTATTGATAGCGTGCTTTTTAATGCCCATAAACTTACAGGAGATTTAGCTGTTGTCACCGATAAAATTGCAAATTCAAATTTAGACAAAACCATTGCCGATTTAGAATCTACACTATCAAACTTCAACCAGCTTATGGGCGGCATGCAAGACGGCGAAGGTACTTTCGGTAAATTTTTGAAAGACGAAGGATTGTACGATAATTTAGAGGGCGCCACCCTGCAATTGGAGCAACTTTTGGAAGACATGAAGTTAAACCCAAAGCGCTATGTACATTTCTCATTGTTTGGAAAAAAGCCCAAACAATATGATGCGGAAGGGAACGAAATTAAGCAAGACAACTAACCAACAGCAAATATGAACTATTTACCTAACGCCATTTTTGCAGTTATATTAATACTGGGCATTGGTTATTTTGCCAAAAATGTTAAAAAACTCATCCGAAACATTAAGCTCGGTAGAGATGTAGATGTTAGCGATAATAAGTCTGAGCGTTTACGCAACATGGCCAGGATTGCGCTGGGGCAAAGTAAAATGGTGCGCAGACCTATTTCAGGCATATTGCACGTTATCGTTTATATAGGTTTTGTTGTCATTAATCTGGAGGTTTTAGAAATTATTATTGATGGTGTTTTTGGCACCCATAGAATAGGGTTAAAAGTATTGCCTGTTTCTGTTTATGGTGCCTTAATTGGAATCTTCGAGATTTTAGCCATTTTGGTGTTTGTTTCCGTAGTTATTTTTTGGGTACGCAGAAACATTATAAAATTGGCACGTTTTTGGAAAAGCGAAATGACGGCTTGGCCTAAAAACGATGGAAATTTCATTCTGTATTTCGAGATGGTTTTGATGTTGCTGTTTTTAGTGATGAATGCTACAGATACAAATTTTCAGGAACTCAATTCCGGAAACGTGGTCAGCCAGTTTATAGCGCCTTGGTTTGGTGGGTTGCCAGAATCAACGTTACGCTTTATCGAACGAGCCGCTTGGTGGTTGCACATCGTTGGTATCCTTGTTTTTTTGAATTACCTGTATTTTTCAAAGCATTTACATATTTTATTGGCATTCCCGAATACGTACTACGGAAAATTACAGCCCAAAGGGCAACTTAATAATTTAGAGGCTGTAACCAACGAGGTTAAAATGATGATGGACCCCAATGCCAATCCGTTTGCTGCGCCAGCGGAAGGCGAAGAAGACGATGTGCCCGAAAAGTTCGGGGCGAGTGACGTGCAGGATTTAAACTGGGTGCAATTACTGAATGCCTACACTTGTACCGAATGCGGACGCTGTACCAGCGAATGCCCGGCTAACTTGACGGGCAAAAAACTATCGCCAAGAAAAATTATGATGGATACCCGCGACCGATTGGAAGAAGTGGGGAAAAATATCGATGCCAACAAGGGTGAGTTTAAAGGCGATGGCAAACAACTTCTGGACGATTATATTACCCGAGAGGAACTCTGGGCCTGTACCACTTGCAATGCCTGTGTAGAGGCTTGCCCAGTAAGTATTGATCCATTGTCTATTATTTTAGAGATGCGTCGTTATTTGGTGATGGAGCAGAGTGCAGCTCCAGTAGAACTGAATAACATGATGACCAATATTGAAAACAATGGCGCGCCTTGGCCATACAATCAAATGGACCGATTAAAATGGATGGATGAATAAAAATCCATTTTTCTCTGAACTAAACAGATTCAATAAAGCAAACGATTATGAGCGATACACTTAAAGTACCCACAATGGCCGAATGCATGGCGGAAGGGCGACAACCGGAAATTCTCTTTTGGGTAGGCTCCGCGGGAAGCTATGATGATCGGGCAAAAAAAATAACGCGGGCTTTTGTGAAAATTTTGAACAAAGCCAATGTTGATTTTGCAGTTTTGGGCACCGAAGAAAGCTGTACTGGCGATGTAGCCAAACGTGCCGGAAACGAGTTTTTGTTCCAAATGCAGGCTGTGGCCAATATCGAAATACTAAATGCATACGAGGTTAAGCGTATTGTTACGGCTTGTCCGCATTCATACAATACACTAAAAAACGAATATCCCGGGTTGGGTGGGGTTTACCAAGTGCAACACCATACACAATTTATTGAAGAACTCATTCAAACGGGAAAATTGAAAGTTGAAAGCGATAGTGCGTTCAAGGGCAAACGCATTACGTTTCACGACCCTTGTTATTTGGGACGTGCCAATGAGGTTTACGAAGCGCCAAGGGAACTTTTAAAAATGTTGGGCGTAGAATTGTTGGAAATGAAACGCAACCGAAGAACCGCGTTGTGCTGTGGCGCTGGAGGCGCTCAAATGTTTAAAGAGCCCGAAAAAGGCGATAAAGATGTTAACGTGTTGCGAACGGAAGATGCCTTAGAAACCAACCCCGGAATTATTGCTACAGGATGCCCATACTGTAATACCATGATGACCGATGGCGTGAAAGCTAAAGAGAAAGAAAGCGACATAAGTGTTATGGACGTGGCCGAAATTATCGCGCAAGCTCAAAACTTATAAATGTCAGTCCCAAAATAAGATTAAAAATGTTAGTAGATTTTAATACATTACCGGAAGAATCACGAATTTGGATTTACCAAGCGAATCGATCATTTACTCCAGAGGAAATTCAAGAAATTGAAGAGAAACTAGACATCTTTATTGAAAACTGGACAGCGCATGGTAGTGATTTAAATGCAGGGTACTCGATTAAATATAACCGATTTATAATCGTTGGATTAAACCAAGACTTGAATAAGGCAACAGGTTGCTCTATCGATGCTTCGGTGCATTTTATTCAGCAGTTAGAGAAAGATTATAATGTCGATTTAATGGATAAAATGAATGTATCGTACAAGCAAGGCGAATACGTGGCTTACAAATCATTGGTCGATTTCAAAAAAATGGCAAAAGACAAAGCGGTATCTAAAAATACCATTGTATTCAATAATTTAGTCACTAATATTGCCGAGTTTAAAGAAAATTGGGAAGTCCCTGCTTCCGATAGTTGGCATAGCCGTTTTTTAAAGTAAAAGGCGGGCTTATTATCTTTTGTTAATCTATCTTAAAGTCTTTTTATCTTCTTTTTAAAAACATTATTTTGGCACAATTATTAGTGGGTTAGAGCTGATGATTATTGTTAACAACTATTTTATGCGTCAAATCTTAATTAATATTCCATTTTTCTTTTATGCTTTTCTTTCATTTGCCCAACAATCTGTCAACCCCTTATTGGCGACAGATTCTGCAGCGCAACAAAAATGGGTAGACAGCGTGTATGCTTCATTTACATTAAAGGAAAAAATAGGGCAGTTGTACATGGTACAGGTTATGTCCAACCAAGATTTAGCCACAAAAAACAAAATAGTACAGCTTATTAAAGACCATCATATTGGGGGCATTATCTATTCCAACGGAGGGCCATACCGTCAGGCAAAACTTAACAACGAATTGCAGGCGGTCTCAAAAACTCCGTTGTTAATTGGTATGGATGCTGAATGGGGGTTGAGCATGCGTCTCGACTCTACTTATGCTTTTCCGTGGAATATGACTTTAGGTGCCATTAAAGACAACAAATTAGTGGAGCAAACCGGACGCCAAATCGGTGAACATTGCAAGCGTTTGGGAGTTCATTTTAACTTTGCACCCGATGTAGATATCAATACCAACCCGCAAAACCCTATTATTGGTAACCGTTCTTTTGGGGAGGACCGAGATAATGTTACCGAAAAAGCTTTGGCCTTTATGAAAGGCATGCAAAGTGCGGGTGTTTTGGCCAATGCCAAACATTTTCCGGGACATGGCGATACTGACCAAGATTCGCATAAAACGCTTCCAACTATTAGTTTCAATAAAAAACGAATAGACTCCATTGAGTTATACCCATATAAAAAGTTAATAACAGAAGGTTTATCGAGCGTTATGGTGGCGCATTTGAATGTACCCAGTTTAGAGACGCGCGAAGGCTACCCGTCATCGCTTTCTAAAAACATCGTTACCAATATTTTAAAGGAACGGTTGGCCTTTCAGGGATTGATTTTTACTGATGCATTGACCATGAAAGGGGCGGCCGATTTTGATGAAACAGGCGAAATTGATTTGGCCGCATTCATGGCTGGAAATGATGTCATGTTAATGTCGGAAGACGTGGAGCAAGGCGTTTCAAAAATTATGGAAGCCTATAACAGCGGACAAATTACGGAAGACCGATTGGCACATTCGGTTAAAAAAATCTTGATGGCTAAATACAAAGTGGGGTTGCAGGATTATTCGCCCATTGCACTTCATGATTTATCGAATGATTTAAACCGTATTAAGGATGACGCATTAAATGAAGTGCTTTTTGAAAATGCCATCACCGTTGTAAAAAATGACAATAATTTACTGCCTTTAAAAGATTTGGAAACCAAATCCATCGCTTATGTTAAGTTTGGAGATGATGAGGGTATGCCATTTTATAACGAACTAAAGAAATATGGCAAAGTTCATTTAATTGAAGCGGAAAATTTATTCGAATTAACGGCTCGGTTAAAGCCTTATAATACGGTGATTGTTGGTTTTCATCGCTCCAATGCTAGTCCGTGGAAACCTTTCGAACTTTCGCAACAGGAACAAGTTTGGATTGATGAAATTGCCAAGACCAATACCGTTATTTTAGATGCTTTCGTAAAACCTTATGCGCTTTCAGGTTTAAAAAGCATAGATAACATTTCGAGCATCATTGTTAGTTATCAAAACAGTGAAGTGGCACAACAAAAGTCGGCACAACTCATTTTTGGTGCTATTGATGCCAAAGGTCAGTTGCCGGTTTCCATTCAACCGTATTTTAAAACGGGGGAAGGCATAGAATGGAACAATATCAAACGATTGGGCTACACCATCCCAGAGCGGGTGGGGATGAGTACCGCAAAGTTAAATCGGATAGATTCCATAGCCAACATTGCGGTCGATTCGATGATGACACCGGGCGCACAGATTCTAGTGGCCAGAAAAGGAAAAGTGGTGTACCATAAAAACTTTGGTAAACACACCTATAAAGGAAAGGAAGAAGTTGCTTCTGATGATATTTACGATTTAGCATCGTTAACCAAAATATTGGCCACATTGCCTTTGGTGATGGAACTTGAGGAAGAAGGCATTATTTCATTGGATACAAAACTTTCTGAGATTTTGCCTGAATATAAAACCTCTAACAAAGCCAATGTAACCATAAAGAGTATGTTGTCCCATTATGCCCGTTTGCGGCCATGGGAACCTTTTTACTACCGCACTTTGGATAGTTTGACTAAACATCCCAGTGCCGATTATTACAGAAGGGAGCGTAACGATGATTTTAATGTAGAAGTGGCTAAAGACCTTTTTTTGCGAACCGATTATCAAGATTCCATCCCTGAGATTATTAAAGATTCCGAATTGCTTTCATCCTTAAGGTACCGTTACAGCGATTTTCCATATTACATTTTAAAGAAATTTATTGAATACCATTACGACAGAACATTGGAACAGTTAACCCAATCGCATTTTTATGAGCCTTTGGGAGCCAATAACACCATGTACAACCCATATCATAAAATAAGCAGTAAAAAGATTGTACCTACCGAGGTGGATGATTATTACCGTTTTCAAGAGGTACATGGTTATGTGCACGATATGGGGGCTGCTATGCAAAATGGTATTGGTGGGCATGCTGGCGTATTTAGCAATGCCAACGATGTGGCTAAGATAATGCAAATGTATCTGCAAAAGGGGTTTTACGGCGGGAAACAATTTTTAAAGCCCGAAACCATCGATAAATTCAATACCTGCTACTATTGCCATAAAGGAAATAGGCGCGGTATAGGCTTCGATAAACCACAATTGGGTGAGGAAGGGCCAACCTGCGGCTGTGTATCCAAAAGCAGTTTTGGGCATTCGGGTTTTACCGGAACCTATACATGGGCAGACCCAGACGAAGAGATTGTTTATGTATTTTTGGCCAATAGAACTTATCCCAATGCGGGGCAGAATTTATTGCTCAGAAAGAATATCAGAACAGACATTCAGAAGTTAATCTATGAAGCGATAGTTGATTAAAACAGTAAAAGCGAAAAAATGAAAATAGGAATTGTTTGCTACCCAACGTTTGGAGGTAGTGGAGTAGTAGCCACAGAGTTGGGGTTGGAATTGTCTAAACGCGGACACGAAATCCATTTCATTACTTACAGCCAGCCCGTTCGGTTGGAGCTTATAAGCAACAATGTACACTATCACGAAGTAAACGTTCCTGAATATCCGCTGTTTCATTATCAGCCTTACGAGTTGGCATTGTCTAGCAAATTGGTCGATATGGTGAAGCTTCATGAAATTGAAATCCTTCACGTGCATTATGCCATTCCGCACGCCTATGCAGCCTATATGGCCAAAAAAATGCTCCAGGAAGAAGGGATTTATGTACCTATTGTAACTACTTTGCACGGCACCGATATTACTTTGGTGGGCAACCACCCGTTTTACAAGCCGGCTGTGACCTTCAGCATTAATAAATCGGATGCGGTGACAGCTGTTTCAAAAAGCTTGAAGGATGACACGTTGCGTCTGTTCAACATTAAAAACAATATCCACGTCGTGCCCAATTTTATCGACTTGGAAAAGTATAGACATAATGGCTTTCCCGATTGTCAAAGGGGAATGATGGCCAAGGAAAACGAAAAAATAATCACCCACATCAGTAATTTAAGACCAGTTAAACGGGTGCAGGATGTTATCAGCGTATTTTATAATATCCAAAAGCAAATGCCCGCTAAACTTATGTTTATTGGAGAAGGGCCTGAAAAAGAAAAAGTGGAGGCCATGTGCAACGAATTGGGGATTTTGAACAAAATTGTATTTTTTGGAAAAAGCAATGAAATTGAGAAAATATTGTGTTTTAGTGATTTGTTTTTATTGCCCTCACAAACTGAAAGTTTTGGATTGGCGGCTTTGGAGGCTATGGCATCGGGCGTTCCGGTAATATCGAGTAATACTGGTGGTATCCCGGAAGTTAACGTTCACGGGGTTTCGGGCTATTTGAGCAATGTGGGCGATATTGAAGATATGAGCAAAAATGCGATTCATATTTTAAGCGACGAAAAACGATTGAAACAATTTAAAGATGCTGCTAGAAAGGAATCTTTGAAGTTTGATTTGCATAGTATCGTTCCAAAATATGAGGCTATTTATCAAGATACTTTGTCTAAATGTTTGGTGCTGTAATTCTACAAAAAGCATCAAAATATAAACGTTTTGAGTTACTAAAGTAGAGCCAAAAACAGTAATTTTCACATAAAAATTACAACATGGCAATACTTGGTAATATTATAAAAGGGGTGATTGATTTAACCGACACATTATTTTCGGAAACCAATCATATTGAAGCTCAAAAAAACACTTTAAAGCAACTCCTCGAAAAAGCAAAGGATACCCAATTTGGAAAGCATTATAATTTTGAAGCTATTTTAGCTTCAGATAAAATGGAAACCGAATTTGCTGAAACGATTCCGTATTTCGATTACAATAAAATAAACGACGAATGGTGGCATAAAATAAAGGATGGTGAAGATGATGTTACTTGGCCGGGAACGTTATCCTATTTCGCATTGAGTTCTGGTACAACAGGGAAATCAAGCAAGCGTATTCCTGTTACCGATGCTATGATTGAGACTATCCGAAAATCAGGAATCAAACAAGTTTTGGCGCTTAAAAATTTTGATTTGCCAGCCGATTTTTTCGAAAAGGAAATTATGATGCTGGGCAGTTCTACTGATTTGGAAAAAAATGAAAATTTTTTGGAAGGTGAAATCAGCGGTATAAGCGCAAGTAATATTCCGTTTTGGTTTAGGGGCTATTACAAACCGGGAGAAGATATTGCCCAAATTGATGATTGGGACGAGCGGGTTTTGAATATAGCCAAACGTGCTAAAGAGTGGGATATTGGAGCCTTAAGTGGTATTCCGTCGTGGATAGAGCTTATGCTTCAAAAAGTGATAGAATATCATAATTTGAACAACATCCACGATATTTGGCCCAATCTTCAAGTTTACACCTCGGGCGGTGTGGCTTTCGGCCCCTACGAAAAAAGCTTTAAGGCGTTAATGGGAAAGGAGGTCACTGTAATCGACACGTATTTGGCTTCCGAGGGCTACATTGCTACACAAATAAGACCAGACACCGATGCCATGCAACTCAATACCGAACACGGTATCTATTTTGAGTTTGTTCCCTTTAAACCCGAATATATCAACGAAGATGGCTCGTTGGTGCAGGATGCGCCTTCAGTGAATATTTCCCAAGTAAAGGTTAATCAAGATTATGTGCTCATTATAAGTACGGTGAGTGGCGCTTGGCGTTACATTATTGGCGATACTATTGAATTTACGGATATTGAACGTGCCGAAATAAAAATAACCGGGCGAACCAAGTTCTTTTTAAATACGGTGGGTTCACAATTATCAGTTAATAAAATGGACGATGCCATGCGTGTTTTAGAGGAGCAATTTTCAACCAAAATTCCAGAATATACCATTTGTGCCAAGCGGGTTGACGATGGTGAATTTTACCATTTTTGGTATTTAGGTGCAGAACATCAAGATTTGAACACAGATAAAGTAGCCCGAACTTTAGATGATACATTAAAAGAAGCCAATAAAAACTATAAAGTGGCCCGTAGCAAAGCGCTTAACGGTTTGAAAGTAAAATTGGTAAGCCCTGAGGTTTTTTATGAATGGAATGCGAAAAACAAGAAAAAAGGCGGACAAGTAAAGATGGAGCGTGTTATGAAAGAAGAAAAATTTACCGAATGGGAAGCTTTTGTAACCAAGCTTAAACTGAAGGTATAGCCTCTTGGTTATTTACCAACTCCATAATTTCTTCGGGAGATAAATAATATTTTTTTATTCGTGCTTTGTAAATAGGGGTGATGTCGGCATGATTTAATATGAAATTTTTAGTTTTTAAAATGTATTCACCCATGCCGTGCTGTACAGCGTAAGTGTCGGCGGTGCGTTCGGCTTCCACAATGTGATTTTGAGAAATTAAATATTTTATTCCAAAACCAATGAGGTTGATGTTACTTCTATTTTGGTAATCCATAATATGGCCAAGTTCGTGCCCAATCCAACCAATGAATATATCAGAAGGAATATTTTTAGTTAAAAAGGTCTTATCAGAAATCTTAAAGGTCTCGCTAATTAGAATAACGTAACTTCTATGTTTTTTCGACTTAAAAAAACTAGCAAATTGAGGTTGGGCTTGCATCGTCGATTTTTTGATATTCCTCTTGAACTTAAACTCGATATGAACGTCATTTAGTTCGGGAAAATAACTTAGTGCCGTTTTTACTTCTTTTTTAATATGTTGGGGTATTTTGTGTTTTGATTCCATATATCCATTTTAGTGAAAACAAAACAAAACCATTAATGCTTTCAAGTAAAATATTAATCACAAAAATATAGCAGGCAAAATAGGATAAAAAATAACCCCGGAATAACCGGGGCTTGTTGTTGAAATTTTATTTAATCTTTATGACTATAAAATTGGTTCGTCTGTTAAGTTGATGTTGATTTTCGGTACACTTAATTGTGCCGTCGCATCCATTCATCAGTTTATTCTCTCCATAACCTTTGTAGGATTCAATTCTATCTGCATTGATACCTTTAGAAATTAAATAATCATAAGTGGATTTGGCTCGTCTTTCAGATAAAACTAAATTATAAGATGAAGGTCCTCTCGAATCGGAATGCGATTGGATTTCAATAGTCATTTCTGGATATTGATTCTGCATCAAATCAACAATGCGGTCTAACTCGGTGGTGTCTTCATTTCTGATGCTGGCACTATCAAAATTAAAGTAAATAGGGCCGAGATCGCTAATCGGTTCTTCTTTTTTGGGTTTGGCCGTTGGTTCCAATGAAAAGTCAACAGTAAGACTTTTAA from Tamlana crocina includes:
- a CDS encoding GH3 auxin-responsive promoter family protein; this translates as MAILGNIIKGVIDLTDTLFSETNHIEAQKNTLKQLLEKAKDTQFGKHYNFEAILASDKMETEFAETIPYFDYNKINDEWWHKIKDGEDDVTWPGTLSYFALSSGTTGKSSKRIPVTDAMIETIRKSGIKQVLALKNFDLPADFFEKEIMMLGSSTDLEKNENFLEGEISGISASNIPFWFRGYYKPGEDIAQIDDWDERVLNIAKRAKEWDIGALSGIPSWIELMLQKVIEYHNLNNIHDIWPNLQVYTSGGVAFGPYEKSFKALMGKEVTVIDTYLASEGYIATQIRPDTDAMQLNTEHGIYFEFVPFKPEYINEDGSLVQDAPSVNISQVKVNQDYVLIISTVSGAWRYIIGDTIEFTDIERAEIKITGRTKFFLNTVGSQLSVNKMDDAMRVLEEQFSTKIPEYTICAKRVDDGEFYHFWYLGAEHQDLNTDKVARTLDDTLKEANKNYKVARSKALNGLKVKLVSPEVFYEWNAKNKKKGGQVKMERVMKEEKFTEWEAFVTKLKLKV